From the Pseudodesulfovibrio indicus genome, the window CCAGTCCCTGGGGCGGGATGCGCCGGGCCATGAGGATGAGCACCGCCCAGCACAGGAGCACGGCCAGGGTCAGGGGCAGGCCGTAGAGTCCCAGGCCGAAGACCACCGCCGCGACCAGCCCGGTCAGGGCCAGGATGTTCACGTCCAGGAACCGCTCCAGAAAGATGATGCCCATGGATTGGGAGAATCCCAGCACCGACTTGCGCTTGAAGTAGACCGCCTTGGCGAACTCGCCCAGCTTGGCGGGCAGGACGTTGTTGACGGCCACGGCCAGCAGGGTGCCGAGCATGCCCAGCGCGGTGGTGATGCGCCCTTCGGACAACTGGCTCAACCGCAGCCCCATGAGCACGTAGATGGGCAGGGTGGTGGCCAGGACCGCCAGCGCCTTGAGCGGGGAGTAGTGCGAAAACGTCTCGGCCAACGAAGGCCAGTCCACATCCGTGAAGAGGTAGAACAGGCAGGCGGCCAGCACGGCCAGTTGCAGCAGGATGAACAGGATTCGCGTTTTCATGGCATGGGTTCCGGCGTTCCGGATGCAGGCATATACCTATGCTTTTCAGCGGTATTTGGCAAATGGCCGGAGCACGAAAAAGGGGGTTGCGACGGCCGCCGCAACCCCCGTGTGATCAGGGATGATCCATCTAGAGGATCTGGCTCAGGAAGAGCTTGGTCCGGTCGTTCTGGGGGTTGGTGAAGAAGTGTTCAGGGGTGCCTACTTCGACGATCTTGCCCTCGTCCATGAAGACCACCTGGTCGGCCACTTCGCGGGCAAAGCCCATCTCGTGGGTGACCACGACCATGGTCATGCCTTCGCGGGCCAGGGTCTTCATGACGTCCAGGACCTCGCCGACCATTTCGGGGTCGAGCGCCGAGGTCGGCTCGTCGAAGAGCATGACCTTGGGGTTCATGGCCAGGGCGCGGGCGATGGCCACGCGCTGCTGCTGGCCGCCGGACAGCTGGCCGGGGTAGTTGTCGGCCTTGGCGTGGATGCCGACCTTGTTGAGCAGGGTCATGGCCGTTTCCGCCGATTCCTTCCTGCCCCGCTTGCGCACCGAGGTCTGGCCCACGGTGACGTTTTCCAGCACGGTCAGGTGCGGGAAGAGGTTGAAGGACTGGAAGACCATGCCCACCTCCATGCGCACCTTGTTGATGTTGGTCTTGGGGTTCAGGACGTCCACGCCGTCGATCATGATGTGGCCCGAGTCGGCCTTCTCCAGCCGGTTCAGGCAGCGCAGGAAGGTGGACTTGCCGGACCCGGACGGGCCGATGACCACGACCACCTCGCCGGGATTGACGTGGTAGGAGACGTCGTGCAGGGCCTGCACCTCGTGGGGGACGAAGAAGGTCTTGTAGATGTGTTGTACGTCGATCATGGCTAGGCCTCCGCAGTCCGCTTTTCAAGGTATTGGACGAACATGGACAGCGTGAAGGTGATGACCAGGTACATCAGGGCGCAGACGAACCACAGTTCGTAGGGCATCAGGCTGGTGGTCACCGCCTCGCGCGTGGCCTTGGTCAGTTCGGGGATGGCGATGACGCCGAGCAGCGAGGAGTCCTTGATCAGGCTGATGAACTGGCCCGCCAGCGGGGGCAGGATGCGCTTGAACGCCTGGGGCAGGATGATCTTGACCATGGCCTTGGACTTGGTCATGCCCAGGGACCGGGCGGCTTCCATCTGGCCCCTGTGGATGGACTGGATGCCCGCTCGGACGATCTCGGCCACATAGGCCCCGGCGAAGATGGCCAGGGACGCGACGCCGAACCACAGCGAGGGAACCTGCGGCAGCCCGGACAGCGCCAGGAGATTGTTGATGATGGTGCCGAGCACGAAGTACCACATGATGATCTGGACCAGCAGCGGGGTGCCCCGGATCAGTTCGATGTAGGTGATGGCGGACCATTTCAGGAATGGGTTCTGCGAAACGCGGGCCAGGCCGGTGAACAGGCCGAGCAGGATGCCGAGGATGATGGAAACGAAACTGACCTCGACGGTGATCAGCAGGCCATGCATGAGCATGCCCATTTTCCCTTCCTGGTACGTCCCGATGGTGTCGCCCATGTACAGGGTGTCGCCCTTGTCGACCAGGATGTTCGATCCGGGGACGGTGTAGAACTCCGAGGTGCCGCCGCCTTCGACGATGACCACGGATTCGCCGCCCTTGTGGGAGATAGAGGCGACTTCGCCTTCGATCTGGGCGGTCACCTTGACGGTGTCGACGTAGTAGAAATATTGGGGAATCCGGTTCCATCGCCAGATGTAATTGGTCTGGGTCGTGGCCCAGTAGAAGCCGAAGCAGACGGCGATGAGCGACACCGCGTACACGGCCTTCCATATGGTATTCTTGTCGACCCCTTTTCGGGGGACGACCTTCTTCGTATCAGTCATTGCTTACTCGATGGGATTGGTGCGCGAAAAAAACCGGGGGCCGCTTTACGCGACCCCCGGATGATCGATCTGTGCCTACTGGATGTCGGCGTACCAGTCGTTGGAGCCGAACCACTTGTTGTAGATACGCTCGTAACGGCCGTCATTGCGGATCTGAACGATGAAGTTGTTCAGCCAGTTCAGGAAGTCCGGATCACCCTTGTTGATGGCCCAGCCCAGGGGCTCGTAGGTGAAGGGCTCGTTCAGGAACTTCATGCCGGCTTCCTTGCCGCGCTGGGCGAAGAAGATGGAGGTCATGGGCAGGTCGTAGACGGTGGCGTCGGCCTTGCCGTTCAGGGTTTCCAGCATGGCCTGGTCTTCCATCTCGAAGGACTTGTAGGTGGCCTTGGGGAAGAGGCGCTTGGCAGCCTGCTCGCCGGTGGTGCCGAGCTTGGAGGTGATGACCACGCCCTCGTTGTTCAGGTCCTTCCAGGTCTGGATCTTGTCCGCGGACTGGGCGGCGATCAGGGCGGTCTGGCCGACGACGATGTACGGGTTGGCGAAGTTGACCTTCAGGTTGCGCTCCTGGTTGATGGTCATGCCGGAGGCGATGAGGTCATACTTGTCGGAGAGCAGGCCGGGGATGATGCCGTCCCAGGCGGTGTTGACGATTTCGAGCTTCACGCCCATGGCCTTGGCCATCTCTGTGACCATGTCCACGTCGAAGCCGACGACGGTGCCTTTCTTGTCGGTCATCTCGAAGGGCATGTAGCCGGCTTCGAGACCCACGCGCAGGGTGCCGCGCTGGACGATCTTTTCCAGGGTGGAAGCCTTCTGCAGTTCCAGGCGGACGTTCACGTCCTGCTTGGGAGCCTCAGCCTGCTGCGCGGGCTGCTGGCTGCAGGCAAAAAGAAAAATCAGGGTGCTAAGAGCAGCAACGAGGGCAATAATCCGTTTCATCCTTTCCTCCAGTGAAACTAGGTTGGTTGGTATCCGCTGTCCTGGTCCCGTCCGGGTAAACGGCCCCAGGGCTTAGGGTTCATTGTATCAGTCGCCCGGATTGAACGATTTTGTTCACAGAGCGACAGTCTTCCTTATCCCCAATGCCTAGAAATTTCAAGGGAGTTCTCATTTGTCCCCGGTTGCCGATTTTCCGGTTGAGGGTGAACGTTTTGCGCGGCTTTCTTTGGAATGCCGAATTTTAGTCGGCTTTTGAGCGGTAAATTTCCATTGACGCAGTGGAGAATTCGGCTTTGGCCGAAAGATTTCCGGCCAAACCCGCGGGAAAAAAATATTATCATTTTTATCGCGCGCACATCCTGGTAAGGTTTCAAGAAAAATCGGCGGGACACCCCCCGCTGCGGAGAAGAACGATGCCGACCGAGAACATATTGCTCGTCGAAGACGACCCCCTGGCGCAGTTGGACATAAAGGCGGCCCTCAAGCGGGCCGGATACGGCATCATGGCCCAGACCTCGACCGGGGAAGAGGCAATCGAGCTTGCGGACAGGCTGCAGCCCGACGTGGTGCTCATGGACGTGCACCTGGAAGGGGAGATGGACGGCCTGGAGGCGGCCAGCGAGATCCGCCGCCGGTTCGACATCCCGATCATCTTTCTGACCGTGGCCGTGGACGACGAGACCCTGCACTGGGCCAAGATTTCCGGTCCGTTCGGCTACCTGGTCAAGCCTGTGGACAACAACGAGCTGCGGTCGGCCATCGAGGTGGGGCTCTACCGGCACCAGATGGAGCGGGAGCTGCGCAAGGCGACCCGCGCGGCCGAGGCGGCCAACCGGGCCAAGACCTCGTTTCTGGCCACGGTGAGCCACGAACTGCGCACCCCCATGAACGGCGTGCTCGGCATGACCGAGCTGCTGCTCATGTCCGACCTGGAGGACCCGTACCGGGAGAGCGTCCAACTGATCAAGGAATCCTCCATGGCCCTGCTGTCGGTGCTCAACCAGATCATCGACTACTCCCGGCTGGAGACCAGCCAGCTTCGGCTGCGGACCATCGATTTCCGCCTGGAGGACATGATCTCAGGGGTTCTGTCCCAGCACCAGCGGGCGGCCAAGGCAAAGGGCGTGACCCTCAAGTACACCCTGGACCCGGCCATTCCCGGCTGGCTGCGCGGGGATTCGGCCAAGCTGCGCCAGGTGCTCGGCAACCTGCTGAGCAACGCCGTGAAGTACACCGTCACCGGGCAGATTCTGGTGGACGTCTCGCCCGCAACCAGCGGTGAAGTGCGCATCGGCCCCGAGGAGGGGCTGGCGGTGCAGATGCTGGTGCAGGACACGGGCATCGGCATTCCCAAGGACAAGCTCCACGAGATCTTCGAGAGCTTCAAGCAGGCCGAGGACCATTTGTGCCACACCACCGGCGGGCTGGGGCTGGGACTGGCCATCGTCAGCCGCATCGTGGCCTTCCTGGAAGGCTCGGTGCGCTGTTCCAGCATCGAGGGGCAGGGCAGCACCTTCTCGGTCATCGTTCCCCTGGAATACAGCCGGTACGAGCAGAAGTCGCCCTCGACCCTGGTCCTGGGCGAGGATTCGCCGCTGAAGGGAATTTCTGTCCTGGTGGCCGAGGACGACCTGGTCAACCAGCGCTACCTGGTGCGGCTGCTCGAAAAGATGGGCTGCAAGACGGTTCTGGTCGAAGACGGTGAACAGGCCGTGGAAACCCTCAAGGAACAGCGGTTCGACCTGGTGCTCATGGACGTGGAGATGCCGCGCATGAACGGGCTGGAGGCCACCCGGCTGATCCGCAGGCCGGAGACCGGCTGTCTCGATCCCAAGGTGCCGGTCGTGGCGCTGACCGCGCGGGCCATGTGGGGCGACGAGCAGCGGTGCATCCACGCGGGGATGGACGATTACGTTTCCAAGCCGGTTGACATTGACACCGTGGCCGCAATCATACAATCAACTCTGGAGAAGGCATAAGTTCAACGATTGCCAAGGCCTTCCACGGAGACCGACTGCAAATGAGCGACATGAAACAACCGACCCCGATGCTCAACGGCGGCATCTACAAGGTCTTTTTGATCATCCTGCTGCTGTTCTCGCTCTATCTGGGATTTGCCCTGGTGGAGCCGTTCATGCACACCATGATCTTCTCCACCGTCCTGGCCGTGCTCTTCACGCCGGTCTTCAACTGGGCGTTGAAACTCGTCGGGGGGCGACGGGCCGTGGCCTCGGCCATGACCGTGGGAATCATCGTCTTCGCGCTGCTCCTGCCCATGACCTTCCTGTTCATGGCTCTGATCAGCCAGGGCGTGGACTCCCTGGTCTCCCTGAACGCCTGGATCGCCCAGGGGGCGTACAAGCCGTTCGTGAGCATGGAGGCCCTGGATCACTATCTGTCCGTGCTCCACGAGCAACTGCCGTTCCTGCGCCTCGACGAGGTGCAGCTCCAGGCCAGCGTGCTCCAGTATTCCCGCGAGTTCGCGCAGTCCATGCTCTCCTTCGGCACCCAGCTGGCCCGCAACGGGGCCAAGATGATCCTGCACTTCCTGCTTATGGTCTTCATCCTGTTCTACTTCCTGCGCGACGGGACCAAGATGGTGGCCTACATCAAGCATCTCTCGCCCCTGCGTCCCAAGCAGGAGGACTACATCATCGACAGCCTCAAGCGGGTGGCGCGCGGCGTGCTCATGGGCTGCCTGCTGGTGGCCGTGCTCCAGGGGTTCGCGGGCGGCATAGGGCTGGCCATAGCCGGCATCCCGGCCTTTTTCTGGGGCGGCATGATGGCCCTTTCCTCGCTCATTCCGGTGCTCGGCACCGGTCTGGTCTGGGCCCCTGCCGTGGGCTACCTGTTCCTCTCCGGCGAGTGGAAGATGGCCCTGTTCCTGGCGCTGTGGTGCGGTATCTTCGTGGTCGGCATCGACACCATCCTGCGACCCATCTTCATGCGCGAGGCCGCGCGGGTCTCGACCTTCTACATCTTCATCGCCATCCTCGGCGGCATCTACTCCTTCGGCATGCTCGGCATCTTTTATGGCCCGCTCATTCTCAGCTTCGTGATGGTCATGCTCCAGATCTACCTGGATGAATACGCCGAGGATCTGGACGACCACGAAGAGGCGTGCTGATGATGCAGCGAACGATCGCCTTTTTGTGCCTGGCCCTCCTGCTGCTCGGTGCGGGTTGCGGCCCGGAGACCCCGCGCCCCCTACCCGTGCCCGAGGAGCCAACCTATGTGCCCGTGGACCGGGACGACGCCGAGGATCTGGCGGCCCTGTTGTCGCCCGGGTCGCAGGGGCTCTGCTCCTGGTCGGACCTGCGGCCCGGCATCGAGCAAAACCTGCGCTACATCCGCACCCGGCCGGGCGACGCGGTCTGCGTCAGGCAGCCGGGGCTGCTCCTGACCTGGAGCCAGCTCGAGGCCTCGGTCTCCGAACTGCTCGCCACCCTGGACGAACTGGACGGCGACCCGGAACTGCTGGCCGAGCGGTTCCAGTGGTTCAAGCTGGAGCCGGGGACCCTGCTGACCGGGTACTACGAGCCGTGGCTGGCCGCCTCGCTGACCCCGGACGAGACCCACAAGTATCCGCTCTACGGCGTTCCCGACGACCTCAAGGTCATCGACCTGGGCCGCTTCCATCCTCGCTGGGCCGGGCAGAAGCTGGTCTACCGGGTGGACGGCGACGGGATCGAGCCGTACCACGACCGCGCGGCCATCGACGGCGCCGGCGCGCTGGACGGGCAGGGCAGCGAGATAGCCTGGGCCGCCGACCCGGTGGACGTGTTCTTTCTCCAGGTCCAGGGCTCGGGCCGGCTGGACCTGCCCGACGGCAGCTACAAGCACATCCTCTACGACGGCAAGAACGGGCTGCAATACGTCTCCATCGGCCGCGTGCTGATCGAGAAGGGGTTCGTGCCCAAGGAGGAGATGTCCATGCAGCGCATCCGCTCCTTCCTGGACGAGAACCCGGACGTGGCCCGGGATATCCTGTTCGCCAACCCCAGCTATGTCTTTTTCCGGCTCTCGGACGAGGGGCCGTTCGGGTCCATCGGCTCCATCCTGACCCCGCGCGTCAGCGTGGCCGTGGACCGGCGCATGATCCCCCTGGGGAGCGTCGTGGCGCTCAAGACGGCGCTCATGGACTATGCCGAAGGGGAGTCCAAGCCGTTCTTCTCCCTGGTCCTGGCCCAGGACACGGGCGGGGCGATCCAGGACACGCGCGTGGACCTGTTCTGCGGCACGGGCGTGGAGGCCGAGACCCTGGCGGGCCATCTCCAGGAGCGCGCCGAGGTCTATATGCCGATCTCCAGGCGGGTCCTGGATTCCCTGCCGAACAATTTGGAATAATAAAGCAATATCGAACCCCGAAAAGGAGGTTTCCGATGCAATACGTGGCGCTGTTTGAAGAGGACAGACGTGGTTTCTCCGTGACTTTCCCGGATTTTCCGGACTGCACGACCTTTGGCGAGGACCTGGACGAGGCCGTGGACAATGCCCACGAAGCCCTGGCCATGTTCGCCGAAGAGCTGATTGAGGCGGGTCAACTCCTGCCCACCCCGACAAACAAGAAGGATTTGCTCGCCCAACCCGAAAACAAGGGGAAAAAGGGCATCAATATCTCGGTTGAAGGGGACGGAAGTGATTTCGAGGAGTTCGAAATGGTCATGCACGTTCATCTTCTGGCCCGAATCGAGAAGTATTGCCGCGAGTATGGGGTTTCACCGGCCGATTTTTTGGCCGCTGCGGCGAGATTGGCGATTAAAACAGATGTTTTTGCCGATTAGGCCTCCCGATTCCACCATTTCGTAGCCCCTTTTCACACATATTCACTTTGGGGTGAGAATTAAATTCTCCTGTCATTTTTGACTATTAGGAGGCCTTGTCGGTTGCCTGAAAGTTGTGATTTACATAATTGTCAAAAGTTATTAATCTGTTGGGGTTGCAGGTTCCCCGGTTTTGTTTTACGTTCCGGTTACGCGATTCGTATGTATTCCTTATACAATGTGACGATGACCAGCTCATTGTAAGTTGCATAAATGTGAAAAGTCTGAGCCGAACAGCCTGCGGCGATCGATCCGAAGATCGGTCCGCAGGCTTTTTTGCCCCTGCCGACCAGCGGAGACTTTTCCATCCCGGCGGCCCGGCCAGCCCGGTCGCCACGGATATGGTCGCCGCCTGCGGGCGGGGCCGCAACGGACCTTTAACCGTGGAGTGAATCGAGACCATGTGCCGTTTATTCGCGCTCACAAGCCGTGACCCCGTGTCGCCCATGCGAGCCATCGACGCCCTCAACGTCATGAAGGAGGGCCACGACGGCTCCGGCGTGGGACTGTTCCTTTCCGGTCTGGGCGGACCGTGGGAGGAGCTCAAGGAGTACCCCATCCTTTCCGGAATCTTTACCGAGGACGGGTTGGTGCAGGTGTTCGACTATATGGCGAAGAAAGGATTCCAATCCAAATTCTCCGTGACCTTCAAGCCCGACATCGAACCGCCTGTCGGTACCCCCAAGCGCGGCACCTACGCCTCCATCGCCTACAAGGTGCCTGACGACTGGAAGGGACTGACGAAGGAACAGGCGGACCGCAACCTGGTCCAGACGCGCCTGAACCTGCGCGCCATGGGCGAGGAGGGCGGGGACATTATGGTCTTCTCCTTCTGGCCCGACACCATCATGATAAAGGAAGTGGGCGACCCGCTGGCCATCGCCGAGTACCTCAAGCTCGACCGCGAGGAGCTCTACGCGCGCCACATCCTGGCCCAGGGGCGGCAGAATACCAACTACGCCATCAACCTCTATGCCTGCCATCCCTTCTTCATCGAGGGCATCTCGACCATGACCAACGGCGAGAACACCGCCTTCGTGCCCATCCGCGAGTACCTCATGTCGCGCGGGGTCACCGGGTACCAGGGCTACCAGTCCGATTCCGAGGTCTTCACCCACATCGCCCACTTTGCCACCCGGAAGCTCGGCCTGGACATCAGCTCCTACAAGCACGTCATCACCCCCATGAACGACGAGGAGATGGCCGACCATCCGGACCGCGAGTTCCTGGTCAGCCTCAAGCGCTCCTGCCGCAAGCTGATCATCGACGGCCCCAACTGCGTCATCGGCTGTCTGCCCGACGGCTCCATGTTCATGGCCCAGGATCGCAAGAAGCTCCGGCCCGGCGTGGTCGGCGGCAACCCCGAGCTCGGCATCTACGGATTCTCCTCCGAGATCTGCGGGCTCAACGCCGCCATCCCCGACCGCGACAGGACCAAGGATTTTCAACCCATGCATCTCGACACGGCGATCGTCGGACCCGATTGCCGGGAGGTTCTCCAATGCTCTCAGAAAGACCCATTACGCCTTCGACACTAAGCCGCAAGGACCTGCCCTGGCAGATCAAGTGGGACATCAACACCTGCACCAAGTGCGGGCGGTGTACCTCGGTCTGCCCGGTCAACGCCATCGAGCTGGGCGTGTTCCGCAAGCGGGACGTGAAGCCGCCCATGGGGCTGTCGGCCAAGCCGACCACGGAATTCTCCACCTTCTACGGCATCCGCCAGCGGACCGACCCGGCCTACGCCTGCATCGGCTGCGCCATGTGCAACATGGTCTGCCCGAACAACGCCATCGAACCGACCCGCCAGTACGACTCCACCACGCTCCAGTTCCAGAACAACCGGGGCGGGCAGCCCCGGACGCGCGGCGGCCGGAGGAACAATTCCGAATCCCTGCTGGACCAGCTCAAGTTCATCCGCATCTCCATGCTCACCGACCCCGCTCTTGACGCGGGCCGCCACGAGTTCGAGATGCGCACCCTGCTGGGCCGCGTGCTCTCGCCCGAGGCCGAGTTGCAGTGTTTCCGCGACAACGGCTGGAAACCGCCGGTCCGCGAAATCTATCCCCTGGTCATCGGCGGCATGTCCTTCGGCGCGCTCTCCCCGAACATGTGGGAAGGCCTCCAGATGGGCGTGGCCTACCTGAACGAGGAGCTGAACATGCCGGTGCGCATGTGCACGGGCGAGGGCGGCTGTCCGCCGCGCCTGCTGCGCTCCCGGTTCCTCAAGTACGTCATTCTCCAGATCGCCTCGGGCTACTTCGGCTGGGATGAGATCATCCACGCCATCCCGGACATGAAGGAAGACCCCTGCGCCATCGAGATCAAGTACGGCCAGGGCGCCAAGCCCGGCGACGGCGGCCTGCTCATGTGGTACAAGGTGAACAAGCTCATCGCCGCCATCCGCGGCGTGCCCAAGGGCGTGTCCCTGCCCAGCCCGCCGACCCATCAGACCAAGTACTCCATCGAGGAGGCCGTGGCCAAGATGATCCAGTCCATGTCCATGGCCTGGGGCTTCCGCGTGCCGGTCTACCCGAAGATATCCGCCTCCTCCACCTCCCTGGCCGTGCTCAACAACCTGGTCCGCAACCCCTATGCGGCGGGCCTGGCCATCGACGGCGAGGACGGCGGCACCGGCGCGGCCTACAACGTTTCCATGAACCACATGGGCCATCCCATCGCCTCCAACCTGCGCGACTGCTACAAGGCGCTCTGCGTGGCCGGAGCCCAGAACGAGATCCCGCTCATCGCTGGCGGCGGCATCGGCAAGCACGGCAATCTGGCCGCCAACGCGGGCGCGCTGATCATGCTCGGCGCATCCATGGTCCAGATAGGCAAGTACGTCATGCAGGCGGGCGCGGGCTGTCTCGGCTCCGAAAAGGACCGCTGCAACGTCTGCAACATCGGCGTCTGCCCCAAGGGCATCACCTCCCAGGACCCGAGGGTCTACCGCCGCCTCGACCCCGAAAAGGTCGCCGAGAGGGTGGTGGACTTCTACCTGAGCTTCGACACGGAACTGCGCAAGGTGTTCGCACCGCTCGGCCGGTCCACGTCCCTGCCCGTCGGCATGTCCGACGCGCTGGGCATCTCGGACAAGGACGCGGCGGACCGGCTGGACATCAAGTACGTCATCTAATCAGAGCTTCAGGACATATCGGAGTACACAATGGCAAAGAAAATACAGCGCATAGACGGACACGAGAACGGTGTCCGCGTGGAGTCCCGCATCCTGGAGGAGCGCATCCAAAGCGCCGTCCGGCAGGGCGGGCGCAGGCTCGAGGTCGACGCCATGGGCCAGCACGGCATCGGCGGCCGCCTCTGGATTTCCAAGGATGAGCCGATCTCCGTGACCATCACCGG encodes:
- a CDS encoding lysylphosphatidylglycerol synthase transmembrane domain-containing protein, whose translation is MKTRILFILLQLAVLAACLFYLFTDVDWPSLAETFSHYSPLKALAVLATTLPIYVLMGLRLSQLSEGRITTALGMLGTLLAVAVNNVLPAKLGEFAKAVYFKRKSVLGFSQSMGIIFLERFLDVNILALTGLVAAVVFGLGLYGLPLTLAVLLCWAVLILMARRIPPQGLEPARIPSERLRRSVRQGTAAIRQAMQGRTMLRPLGSTVLLWFCNFAYLGLIPIWLMGMDLTPAQVLGIYGAVYLGLTIPGLPGGIGMTEGAMVAILAYSGMAKTDALAIALTVRAYNFIPPTLMGLLVFATSGMKASTLTHANEETQDS
- a CDS encoding hybrid sensor histidine kinase/response regulator, whose translation is MPTENILLVEDDPLAQLDIKAALKRAGYGIMAQTSTGEEAIELADRLQPDVVLMDVHLEGEMDGLEAASEIRRRFDIPIIFLTVAVDDETLHWAKISGPFGYLVKPVDNNELRSAIEVGLYRHQMERELRKATRAAEAANRAKTSFLATVSHELRTPMNGVLGMTELLLMSDLEDPYRESVQLIKESSMALLSVLNQIIDYSRLETSQLRLRTIDFRLEDMISGVLSQHQRAAKAKGVTLKYTLDPAIPGWLRGDSAKLRQVLGNLLSNAVKYTVTGQILVDVSPATSGEVRIGPEEGLAVQMLVQDTGIGIPKDKLHEIFESFKQAEDHLCHTTGGLGLGLAIVSRIVAFLEGSVRCSSIEGQGSTFSVIVPLEYSRYEQKSPSTLVLGEDSPLKGISVLVAEDDLVNQRYLVRLLEKMGCKTVLVEDGEQAVETLKEQRFDLVLMDVEMPRMNGLEATRLIRRPETGCLDPKVPVVALTARAMWGDEQRCIHAGMDDYVSKPVDIDTVAAIIQSTLEKA
- a CDS encoding AI-2E family transporter, producing the protein MSDMKQPTPMLNGGIYKVFLIILLLFSLYLGFALVEPFMHTMIFSTVLAVLFTPVFNWALKLVGGRRAVASAMTVGIIVFALLLPMTFLFMALISQGVDSLVSLNAWIAQGAYKPFVSMEALDHYLSVLHEQLPFLRLDEVQLQASVLQYSREFAQSMLSFGTQLARNGAKMILHFLLMVFILFYFLRDGTKMVAYIKHLSPLRPKQEDYIIDSLKRVARGVLMGCLLVAVLQGFAGGIGLAIAGIPAFFWGGMMALSSLIPVLGTGLVWAPAVGYLFLSGEWKMALFLALWCGIFVVGIDTILRPIFMREAARVSTFYIFIAILGGIYSFGMLGIFYGPLILSFVMVMLQIYLDEYAEDLDDHEEAC
- a CDS encoding glutamate synthase, whose protein sequence is MCRLFALTSRDPVSPMRAIDALNVMKEGHDGSGVGLFLSGLGGPWEELKEYPILSGIFTEDGLVQVFDYMAKKGFQSKFSVTFKPDIEPPVGTPKRGTYASIAYKVPDDWKGLTKEQADRNLVQTRLNLRAMGEEGGDIMVFSFWPDTIMIKEVGDPLAIAEYLKLDREELYARHILAQGRQNTNYAINLYACHPFFIEGISTMTNGENTAFVPIREYLMSRGVTGYQGYQSDSEVFTHIAHFATRKLGLDISSYKHVITPMNDEEMADHPDREFLVSLKRSCRKLIIDGPNCVIGCLPDGSMFMAQDRKKLRPGVVGGNPELGIYGFSSEICGLNAAIPDRDRTKDFQPMHLDTAIVGPDCREVLQCSQKDPLRLRH
- a CDS encoding murein transglycosylase A, which encodes MMQRTIAFLCLALLLLGAGCGPETPRPLPVPEEPTYVPVDRDDAEDLAALLSPGSQGLCSWSDLRPGIEQNLRYIRTRPGDAVCVRQPGLLLTWSQLEASVSELLATLDELDGDPELLAERFQWFKLEPGTLLTGYYEPWLAASLTPDETHKYPLYGVPDDLKVIDLGRFHPRWAGQKLVYRVDGDGIEPYHDRAAIDGAGALDGQGSEIAWAADPVDVFFLQVQGSGRLDLPDGSYKHILYDGKNGLQYVSIGRVLIEKGFVPKEEMSMQRIRSFLDENPDVARDILFANPSYVFFRLSDEGPFGSIGSILTPRVSVAVDRRMIPLGSVVALKTALMDYAEGESKPFFSLVLAQDTGGAIQDTRVDLFCGTGVEAETLAGHLQERAEVYMPISRRVLDSLPNNLE
- a CDS encoding transporter substrate-binding domain-containing protein translates to MKRIIALVAALSTLIFLFACSQQPAQQAEAPKQDVNVRLELQKASTLEKIVQRGTLRVGLEAGYMPFEMTDKKGTVVGFDVDMVTEMAKAMGVKLEIVNTAWDGIIPGLLSDKYDLIASGMTINQERNLKVNFANPYIVVGQTALIAAQSADKIQTWKDLNNEGVVITSKLGTTGEQAAKRLFPKATYKSFEMEDQAMLETLNGKADATVYDLPMTSIFFAQRGKEAGMKFLNEPFTYEPLGWAINKGDPDFLNWLNNFIVQIRNDGRYERIYNKWFGSNDWYADIQ
- a CDS encoding type II toxin-antitoxin system HicB family antitoxin, whose amino-acid sequence is MQYVALFEEDRRGFSVTFPDFPDCTTFGEDLDEAVDNAHEALAMFAEELIEAGQLLPTPTNKKDLLAQPENKGKKGINISVEGDGSDFEEFEMVMHVHLLARIEKYCREYGVSPADFLAAAARLAIKTDVFAD
- a CDS encoding glutamate synthase-related protein, translating into MLSERPITPSTLSRKDLPWQIKWDINTCTKCGRCTSVCPVNAIELGVFRKRDVKPPMGLSAKPTTEFSTFYGIRQRTDPAYACIGCAMCNMVCPNNAIEPTRQYDSTTLQFQNNRGGQPRTRGGRRNNSESLLDQLKFIRISMLTDPALDAGRHEFEMRTLLGRVLSPEAELQCFRDNGWKPPVREIYPLVIGGMSFGALSPNMWEGLQMGVAYLNEELNMPVRMCTGEGGCPPRLLRSRFLKYVILQIASGYFGWDEIIHAIPDMKEDPCAIEIKYGQGAKPGDGGLLMWYKVNKLIAAIRGVPKGVSLPSPPTHQTKYSIEEAVAKMIQSMSMAWGFRVPVYPKISASSTSLAVLNNLVRNPYAAGLAIDGEDGGTGAAYNVSMNHMGHPIASNLRDCYKALCVAGAQNEIPLIAGGGIGKHGNLAANAGALIMLGASMVQIGKYVMQAGAGCLGSEKDRCNVCNIGVCPKGITSQDPRVYRRLDPEKVAERVVDFYLSFDTELRKVFAPLGRSTSLPVGMSDALGISDKDAADRLDIKYVI
- a CDS encoding amino acid ABC transporter permease, producing the protein MTDTKKVVPRKGVDKNTIWKAVYAVSLIAVCFGFYWATTQTNYIWRWNRIPQYFYYVDTVKVTAQIEGEVASISHKGGESVVIVEGGGTSEFYTVPGSNILVDKGDTLYMGDTIGTYQEGKMGMLMHGLLITVEVSFVSIILGILLGLFTGLARVSQNPFLKWSAITYIELIRGTPLLVQIIMWYFVLGTIINNLLALSGLPQVPSLWFGVASLAIFAGAYVAEIVRAGIQSIHRGQMEAARSLGMTKSKAMVKIILPQAFKRILPPLAGQFISLIKDSSLLGVIAIPELTKATREAVTTSLMPYELWFVCALMYLVITFTLSMFVQYLEKRTAEA
- a CDS encoding amino acid ABC transporter ATP-binding protein; amino-acid sequence: MIDVQHIYKTFFVPHEVQALHDVSYHVNPGEVVVVIGPSGSGKSTFLRCLNRLEKADSGHIMIDGVDVLNPKTNINKVRMEVGMVFQSFNLFPHLTVLENVTVGQTSVRKRGRKESAETAMTLLNKVGIHAKADNYPGQLSGGQQQRVAIARALAMNPKVMLFDEPTSALDPEMVGEVLDVMKTLAREGMTMVVVTHEMGFAREVADQVVFMDEGKIVEVGTPEHFFTNPQNDRTKLFLSQIL